DNA sequence from the Huiozyma naganishii CBS 8797 chromosome 10, complete genome genome:
CGTTCCAACTGTTCATCGGCGTCTATAATTATACCTTGACAGATCAAAGTAGTCGATGACGATAGCTGTCCCTTTTCAGCAAGTAGTTGTGGTAACGTGGTGGCCACCGCGTCTAATAAACTCGTCTTCTTACCTGATGAGTTTTCACACTCCGCCCGAGGCTGGTGTATTCGTGAAGGATCATTTATATCGTGTAACTGTAACGGTATCATCCTTGGTTTTGTTGGTACAATCTTTGCAGATACGTATTCAAAATCATTTGAGTCACCATTCCTCACGCTATCCcaaaacttcttggaaTCATTGCGAGACAACGACATCATCTGCTTTGAGGTCCCGTTCAGTATGAAACAGGCCTGTTTCCAGCGATGCATCCAATATGATTCGATCTGGTTAGGCTGCCTAATGAGTGGGATCACTCCAGCAGGAAGTGTGGGTCCGTAATTTAGCTTTATGCGCCATACGGTTATTGCGTCTACCGAGCTCGCCATTTTAAGGAACTCATCGCGCTGTAATATAGCATCATAGCGTACCAAATCGTACTGTACCCCGACCGGTTGAAACCAGGGAAGAACAGTACTGTCACATTCAAGCCAGCAATGGTTCAGTATATCGGCGAGATTGCCTACCATATACCTTTGCAGTTGATTCAACAATCGGGGGAGGCACTCTACAATGTAACTGTCTCTTCGGATTCTAAAGTTTAGAGAACCAGTCTCTGCGGGGACTCCCGGGATAAACAGTTTCTGGTCAACAGTCAGTGTGACATTGATCGTCCCCCCCCATACAAGCTCTCGTATGCTCATGGCGGTATCTCATTCTGAGAGTTTAGCCCATTTTAAAGGTTTCAGGTGCTAATTATATGACGTTTTTAACGCTTACACTTTCACTTATCAAATGACTTGTGGGTGGGTACACAGCGATAAAAGGATGGAGCTAGCGAAGAATGACTTAACGGTCAGCGTAAGTTGCTTGTGGCAAGTCGATGAAGGTGAGGAGTCTCTTTTACTTTTTGACTTACCCTCAAAGAACCACCTACTGTTTGGGTTGTTTGTCCTAGACAAGTATTCGGATGATACTGGTCGAAAATTAGACAGAGCGGAGATTATCCTGAATAATGTGATACAAGAATACACTGCCAACTATGCTTGGACGGAGTTTTCTGGCGTTCAACTTAGAAGAGAAAACTTTCAGGGAACTAACTTTATCTTTGGTCAGGTATGCGTCGAAGATAACGCGGAACAGGAGGAAAAATTAGTGGTTACCATATTGAGACGAGCATCAAAGCTGCTCGGTCCTCAGGTGTTCATAAAAGTTTCTGATACTGAGTGTGACTTTTTGCTTCTTGCCTGCCATGAAGAGCTGCCCAAGAGTCTTCAATTTCCAGTAGCCAATAATAGACTATGGCTGCACGAGGGGCAGTTTAAATTTATCCCACCTGACACTGAAAACTCGAACAAAGGATTGGAACCAGAAGAAGCATTGAATTTTCTGATCAACGAATACTTCAAGTGTACCACCGTACCAGCCGttaaaaataaactggATGCATTGTTCCCCATGGACAAGAAACCAGCTGAATTTTATTTGAATGATTTCGTACAGCTATCAGTTGATTTTACTGACCGGAAAGTCTACGAGATATTAAGCCATAATCCAACAGTGATCAACTACGTCCTCAAGAATATTCCAAGCATAAGTGATAGAATAGATACATCTTCTTTGCAGAGTGAACAAAAGGTGAATACATACCCTCTAAAACTCCTGATAGGTAGAAACCACATACCGCTGTTGTCTCTCTACTTGCagatcaagaacttgaaaagCGATCCAAGCAAAGCATTACTTGCAACTGCTTTTTGTATTCAAACAAGTCTAAGAGACTTGCTACTTCAAGAGAGCTTACAGCTAAGGAATAAAACGGATGGGAGGGAAGTGAGAACTGTAAGTCCAAATATAATGGAACAACTtgtctttgaagaagcagaTATATTGAAACATGTTGAACTGGAAAGAGGAGTCGAACCGAATGAACAATTGATGGATATGTTCACAAACTTTTTTAATGAAGAACCTCATAATCAAAAAGGTTCAAAAAAAGTAGATCTagaagacgatgatgcTTCTGGAGACGAAGATACCGATGCAAGGAATTATCTGGCTCGAGAAAACTCCACAATAAATGAGGATGACTTTTTTGAGTTCTTTCTAAAAGAAGcgttgaagatgaagcAGGACGATGTTGACAAATTAAGAACCGAAGGGGTTGAGCCAAATAACAAAAACCCAGAAACAAATTATGAAGAAGACAAACAAGATGACAATGAAGATACACAAGCCCTTGAACAGTTAGAGGCAATATTACATCGAGATGATTCCACTGAAGGACCGCAAGCGCTTTTAAATCTCTTCAAGTCCCTAGAATTAGACGGCATGCAAAATGGACCATTCGAATCACTATTACAAAACCTTTCAAATGAGCCTGATTTGaagtaacaaaaaaatagacTTTCCATGCATTATAGTATAAATATACGATTTATAGAGTAACATTATATGACTCAATTCTCCAGAGTATCATTCGCCTTCTGAGAAATTGTCCTCTAAATCTGCACTAAGTACAGACTCGTCGTTACCTTCGTCACcatcttcaatttcatccTCGTTGTCATTGTCTGCATCTCCATCATCATCGGCCACATCATCGACCGCAATTTTTATCGGATCGTGACCCTGTTTGTCAGAACCCAGTGACTTCGGGTCATCATTGAACGCGGGCCACGGTACCCCTTCACTGACAGTTCGTATTCTTAACAAAGTAGTATCAGGATTATTGGCCTTCCGAGACATGCTTGATATTTTTGCGTATGTTTCACTATCGCTATAACTTAAGCCATTGGAGTTTTCATGCTCAGGGAAGATTGGCTCTTCatcctcaatttcttccGACACGCCACCCTTATCGACCGAGTCTTCCTCTGACCCCTCCATAATAATTGTATTATTATTCAATGCAGTATCTGAAATATGCTTCCTAAATTTCGGGCGAATGAACTTGGAAGTAGTCAACTTGTTCGTTCCAAGATCCCTGTCTATTTCACCGTCAGTTACATCAGTACAGGACGAGGACTCCTCTTCCTTGATAACGCTGTTTAATTGGTCTTTCGcactcttcaaaaatggaGATTTACGGGCTCTTCCCCGCCTACCAATGTTATTCCTCCGTATCACCGAGTATCCATTTTTAGCAGACCACGTTCTTTGAGATCCACCTATTCTGGGTAAAACTGAGTCATTCATTATTGGTGCCGAGCGATTGGTACCCATATTTTTGTTAGATCCATTGGAGTTCGATCGCAGATTGCCAATAACCTGTGGTGTGGCAGTAGTAATGTCATAGAAGGAGTCTGCCCGAGAGCTTCTGTCAGAAGCGCTTGAATTCTCCGACCTCATGCTCATATTCCTTCTAATAAAGCGCGTTTTGCTTTTGCTAACAACGGGATGCAATTTATCCGAGCCCACAGTCATTGAGGAATGCTGCGAAGCGCCCCCTGTTGATGTAGTGTGGGATACAGATGGCCTTGTCAACTCCGATTTGGATCTCTGGAAGAATGAC
Encoded proteins:
- the ATG5 gene encoding Atg5p (similar to Saccharomyces cerevisiae ATG5 (YPL149W); ancestral locus Anc_8.666), with translation MSIRELVWGGTINVTLTVDQKLFIPGVPAETGSLNFRIRRDSYIVECLPRLLNQLQRYMVGNLADILNHCWLECDSTVLPWFQPVGVQYDLVRYDAILQRDEFLKMASSVDAITVWRIKLNYGPTLPAGVIPLIRQPNQIESYWMHRWKQACFILNGTSKQMMSLSRNDSKKFWDSVRNGDSNDFEYVSAKIVPTKPRMIPLQLHDINDPSRIHQPRAECENSSGKKTSLLDAVATTLPQLLAEKGQLSSSTTLICQGIIIDADEQLERLYPPMKSFDGFLHVVVVTIL
- the KNAG0J01660 gene encoding uncharacterized protein (ancestral locus Anc_8.667), coding for MELAKNDLTVSVSCLWQVDEGEESLLLFDLPSKNHLLFGLFVLDKYSDDTGRKLDRAEIILNNVIQEYTANYAWTEFSGVQLRRENFQGTNFIFGQVCVEDNAEQEEKLVVTILRRASKLLGPQVFIKVSDTECDFLLLACHEELPKSLQFPVANNRLWLHEGQFKFIPPDTENSNKGLEPEEALNFLINEYFKCTTVPAVKNKLDALFPMDKKPAEFYLNDFVQLSVDFTDRKVYEILSHNPTVINYVLKNIPSISDRIDTSSLQSEQKVNTYPLKLLIGRNHIPLLSLYLQIKNLKSDPSKALLATAFCIQTSLRDLLLQESLQLRNKTDGREVRTVSPNIMEQLVFEEADILKHVELERGVEPNEQLMDMFTNFFNEEPHNQKGSKKVDLEDDDASGDEDTDARNYLARENSTINEDDFFEFFLKEALKMKQDDVDKLRTEGVEPNNKNPETNYEEDKQDDNEDTQALEQLEAILHRDDSTEGPQALLNLFKSLELDGMQNGPFESLLQNLSNEPDLK